The DNA region CAGTTGATgtgaatattttatacatgtatataacttcGCAACACAATATATATTATGACGTTAACGTTAGGAAATGACAAATCGCTtgtataaaatgtaattaaattgtGTTTACAGGTGTTTATAGAAATATAcagcaatttaaatattttaatgggatatgaacttggttggtcacgtgatcaaatcctttGGAGCCTGAAtggcttctcagaagatttgatcacgtaccaaccaagttcatatcccggtaaactttttaacattgttttttacttatatttatatttgagaGTGGCAAATTGTTCATAATCATTGATATAATTGTGGTTTTAAGTTTACATTATTGCAACCGGCAAGCGATATGCGTGTGGTTATCATTAATTAGCAAGTCACgaaaaagttcacacagaattaaactttttcgctattctataggttcataaaatgaagcatatttgcaaatgtgaatatattaaatttaaattaattcgctcgaaaaaaaaaatgagttgtGGTGTTTTGCATACCAGAAGCCCCTGCGTATTTCATCCATCGGTAAGTTGAAGCCATTGCTGTTTTGGGCCTCTGTGGTTCTTGCAAGGGTATCCCATGctaaaatgaaatacacaaaaGTTCAAAATCTGGACAGTGTCTCTAATTTTGGTAAActgtattaattaatatatgtgCTCTGTAACCGCTATATCATTGCCAGGGGTGGGTGGATGGTTTTTCTAAATCAGAACTTACCTCAACGTTGGGTTCAGTGATGTGTTTCCCTTTCTGTTCATCGAAGACGTTTGGCAGTTGGTAGAGATCTGGAACAAATTTTTTGGAAGGATAAATAAATACTAGCTATTTTCACATCGAATATATTGATCATTTGAAAAAGTGGACATCATAAAAAATGACTTGAACCTTTGTCGTCTGCTAGTTTGGTCCATGCCTCTGCAGCTTGTGCTTCTACGGGGTCAAAATACTCTCGATATCCCTATAAGgtgaaatgttatatacaatTATAACCCTTTAATGAGGTCAGTATGTTCGGGTGACCTGAAGAAAGTATGAGGTCGATACACCAGCTCTTATCAGGTCTACTGATTAATACACACATTGACAATATCGGAAAGACTTACCACAATAGAATACCTGgagaaaattaatcaaattataatcaatgttttggatccaaaactttaatttaaaataacttgGGTGAAAAGAAACAACAATATTGAACAAGAATTTTGTGCTTAAAttagttgtgtttttttttaaataactggtaaatacatgtaaatacataaaGGGCATACATTAATACACGTATTTAAAAAGGTCCAATACTGCCCCCATTTTATAAACATAATCCAATCATACAGACATCTTAAAAATTTAcactacaaaatatttctacccAGTAATTTAGATATGATTAAATATTGCTCAATACTTACTTATCTATCATGATAGCAattaaatcaatcatttttcccaaatttgcaaaatcaaagaagaatttTCTCTTCCTATTTTGCATTAGAAATAATTGTTTGCTCTGCTCCCACATTCACATATATTgtgtaaatcattttaaacattttaattttaaaaatgtgttgacCATATGTTTtccacaaaataatttaaatcatttttatgagAAATACCTGCTtccaaaacatttgttttttttttaaatttcatcatgattatacatgtattctatttTCAGGAATAACAATTACCTACTTATTTGTACAAACTAAAACTTAAGTTGAACTTGATTTTACTATTTTCTATCATATTTCAATGTTCTACtcatagaaatacatgtacatgaaatctTTTTTATCTTTCTACAAATGAATCATCATGTTCACTCATatgcaaaaaattgttttatcagTTGGCATTGGACTTAcatatttatcagtatattgGTTGATGGCTTTTGCACTGGGTTTCCCAATATATTTATCCCTCAATGCCCATCTCTGTGCTTGCTCTTCATATGGAACACTAGCATCAACTTAGTGAAAAAACAATTCATCTTAAACACATGTAATATGCATAATTGCAAGAACAGCATCATGCATATCTGTCTGAGGTATACATTTCCAACCATGCAATGGATACACatacaatttatcaaaaataagtCATCTTAAACACATGTAATATGCATATGCATCATGCATATCTGTCTGAGGAATATATTTTCAACCATGCGATGGATACACATACAAACATAATAAATTTGACTACAAAGTGTGACAACTTTGATGCATTGTAAAAGACCATATGCTGATTATATCTTATCCTTATGATGCATGTAATTCCACATAATGTACTACATGTTGTATGCAGACCCAGTGGATATCTGAATCATTATTTAAGAAGTTTTAATtgatgttgcatatacatgcaGCTATATGGATGGATTTACCTAATAAGTAAGTGTTGTTTACCTTGGTAGACTGGTCTGTTGATAGTTGTATCAGCATTGTGATATCCAGGCACATAATGAAGGCGATTAGTTAGGAAGACTCTGCAAAGACAACAATGAAACACTTAATGAATGAACAAGTAAATGTTTGACAgtgtgtatgtatatatatatataccgtgtgtgtatatatatatatatatatatatatatatatatatatatatatatatatatatatatatatatatatatatatatatatatatatatatatatatatatatatatatataataaatttgtaCTTCCATATACAGTTGACCTGTTCATGCATACATGATTTTTCACTGTTCGATTACATCTGTGTTTTATCTGCTGAGAAAATACACACACACTTACAGCGGTGGATGGGGTTTGTTTTTTCTGGTTGGAGAGGTAGGTCTCGACTGAGTTGGTTGATCTAGATTTCTGTACTTAAACTGGAAATCGTAAGTAGTTGCTGCTCTATCTAAGCCCAACCATTGGTCCCTGGCCTGACTTTTTATGCGAAGTAGTTCGTTTCTCTCGGGGGCGGGGACATTTTGCGCTGCGTATTCTTTAATCTTAGACTTGTCTAATGGATAGGCTGACTTGGCTCTTCTGAGATAAGTCACGGGCTGCCCATACCCGGGAAGTACATGACCCGTTGGCATATTTCAAGAGTTCTGTCTATATACTTGCCATAGTATGTCACTTCAGTGAAAGATAATTGTAAACAAAGATGGACAAGCACCTGTTCTCCTTTTTGTTTACGTGCGCTAAGCAACAGTCTCCGACCGGAAGTAAGGTGCTCTGTAAAACtgaaaatacatttcaaaaCGAGGCCTTTAAATTTCCGGTGGTAAGTTTCCTCCTACCCTatttaagaaatcaaaataattagGAAGTTGTCGTTAATCTATTTATTAAGGATGTATTTCcaattatgtattattttaaacttttcaaataaagaaatattttgtgcaTGCGACTCACAAGTATTCTTTGTATTGGAACTTTTATCATGTGATAACAGAGAATATTCGAACGACCCTTTTAATTTTATGCTACTGTCATCAACTGTGACAACAGTATGCATAAGGCTATCTTTTTGTGGCTGATAATTAGTACTTCAatgattattatacatatattcatttaatgatATATCTGTCCATTCTCTAAAGAGAATTACAGGCCTCTTAATTTCTATCATAATATTAACTAATAAGCCCTGAACTTGACTGAGTCTAATTATTTCTTCTCTAGATATTTGCGGGACGTATATACTTAGTATATACgcttagtatatacgtccctgatattTGAATGATAGTTGAATGCTAGGTCAATCATTTTAAGAtccaaatatgatttatttatcacCCCAATTTCTTAGGGGATCGTCTCTACCTCATGGTTTATAAtatcaaagttgattaaaaaaaagccATATTGTTGGGGTAGATtggtttataaaaattaattattaatgaaATTACACTTTTCAAATGCTAAATGTTTCTCCTAATGCTTTTaatgtcaataattttttttttttaaattcatttccaCCTTGAATGAAAAGCTaataatacttttttatttggCTTTATGCAAAGTTTGAAATATCTGGAAACAATGACACATAAGcgctgttttagcattttatcaaatcaaattcaCATTACCATAACTTttcaacaaatatacatttaaggAAAGTTAAAACTTTGTACTTTTGGctgcatgaaaataaaaagatgcgCACAGTCATGTGCTTTTGAACCGTACCCGGTGTCGTTAAATGTATGGGAGAGAGATTGACCCTATCCTATCCTAACCTagctatatataaatacacctgatgtatttatataaacatgtatctaGAGTATATGTAATCTTTCTTCTCATACAGTTTACggcttattgatagaaattaatCTGTTTGGATGCTTTCAATCTTATCTATGTGTTAATGTACCGGACTGATATGAAAATATCATGTTTATAAGCATTTCAATCCACTATTGATGCTATCAAATAGAGTACACTAACTAATCCCCTAgtgcaatttgttttaaaattatactttaGTCTTCctaaggttataaaactttttagaaTTTCACATTTAGATATGAATTTCatcatatgaaaaatatttattgcaaaaGTTAAAAATTCTTGATCTTTATACATTGATGATCCTGGCAATATTTGGTTCTTTGGGCAATCCCAGTCATGACCCATTGTAtggcatatatttttatataatagagagatgatacatgtagtaagaTTGGAAAAAAATTGCTATGAATGTATGATGATATTGTGTTTTATATCTGGTGTCAAAGTCTGAGATTATGGAATCAGCAGAGAATGGATACAGTCAAACTTAATTGTATAAACAGAAAAGATTCcctatgatttttattttgcagcaatTAAATGCCAGAAGGTTCGGCTAGTCATGGTAATTTGAAAAATACCTAGAGATTCTCCAGGTGCAAGTGGGAGTAGTGGCACTAAACCATGACTGCCATTAAACATACCCTTAACAGAGATGTATTTCTACCGAATGATGAACGCTTGATTGGATTTGTTCATGTTACAAAAGTTGGACGAAAGAAGAAAACTAGCTTTCTCTGTGCAgcatgtaagtttttttttctattaaaaagtcaaagttttgaatttaatatttagaacaaacaattcaaatttgaaatggaattgatacaaaaaatacataaaaatagaaaattattttaGTAAGTACAGAGACTCCAGTGCAAGCGCGCGTTTACCAGGTTAAAAAGGCTGACAAAACAGAGGCCTACAAAAAGAAAGTAACATGGCTGCTGAGAGAATTGAAAGTAGTGGATGGAAAAAGTTCCAGTAAGGTAGGCTAGAGAATATTCAATGTGTATCTTTTTATacatcagtttttttttattatttaagtttttttaaacttttttgattacaatgagttgatatttttgaGGGTGGGTAGGATGGAGGGGATGGCAGCTAGTGAAGAGGGAATGGAATTATAGACATCCAGTGTGAAAAATTGTTCTTAATAATCTCTGATCCTTAGCAATGTTTGATAACTCTGAATTATccagatttttttattcataccataaatctgccttttaAATAGACCAATTTAATAAGTCTTGTAGTGTTAATATTACACTCAGCTATTCAACAAACTGCTTAACTTTGTGGCTCTATGGAGACCTGCTCCCTAAAAGTAAAGAGGTCTAAGCCGCCATTGCACCAGTACAaccttttttttctaatttgatctCAACTTGTATGTGTCGtttattccattatatccatcgtggccaaaatttcaataacttCGTTAAATACATGGATACTAtcaaagttttctttttattttatttcattttatataaagtttgaagaataaataccatttttacaatgAACAAAATGCTTTGAGGCTGAGGATTGGAGAACCTTAATTGCTTCTCTGATTTTATCAAACTATTTGTGCAAAGATAGTTAAAAGGAAAAAACATT from Crassostrea angulata isolate pt1a10 chromosome 7, ASM2561291v2, whole genome shotgun sequence includes:
- the LOC128192768 gene encoding uncharacterized protein LOC128192768; this encodes MPTGHVLPGYGQPVTYLRRAKSAYPLDKSKIKEYAAQNVPAPERNELLRIKSQARDQWLGLDRAATTYDFQFKYRNLDQPTQSRPTSPTRKNKPHPPLVFLTNRLHYVPGYHNADTTINRPVYQVDASVPYEEQAQRWALRDKYIGKPSAKAINQYTDKYGYREYFDPVEAQAAEAWTKLADDKDLYQLPNVFDEQKGKHITEPNVEHGIPLQEPQRPKTAMASTYRWMKYAGASENMELHRALEAIRNRGQMPNMMRYSRNGIGSTEMRRRDDIEAVQRTRYVAKPSRGDFLMHPDWPSSIPHHRVD